The Setaria italica strain Yugu1 chromosome IX, Setaria_italica_v2.0, whole genome shotgun sequence genome has a window encoding:
- the LOC101771473 gene encoding protein ELF4-LIKE 4, whose translation MEGGETTLSGFGGGAGAAGAGVDTKVLHAFQTSFVQVQSLLDQNRVLINEINQNHESKVPGDLSRNVGLIRELNNNIRRVVDLYADLSSLFAASDGGRAASEGGSVGTVRQAGAGHKRIRSGLD comes from the coding sequence ATGGAGGGCGGCGAGACGACGCTGTCggggttcggcggcggcgccggcgccgccggcgccggcgtggacACCAAGGTGCTGCACGCGTTCCAGACGAGCTTCGTGCAGGTGCAGAGCCTGCTGGACCAGAACCGCGTCCTCATCAACGAGATCAACCAGAACCACGAGTCCAAGGTGCCCGGCGACCTCTCCCGCAACGTCGGCCTCATCCGGGAGCTCAACAACAACATCCGCCGCGTCGTCGACCTCTACGCCGACCTCTCCTCGCTTTTCGCCGCCTCcgacggcggccgcgcggcCTCCGAGGGCGGATCCGTCGGCACCGTTCGgcaggccggcgccggccacaAGCGGATCAGGTCCGGCCTCGACTGA